The Deltaproteobacteria bacterium genome contains a region encoding:
- a CDS encoding MBL fold metallo-hydrolase, translating into MTISPPPTIARRDSNGRRSSAARPGARHEPLRRILWALLAVAVAVAAVGTLALRSPRVQDAIVARIARRRIGRDMWGLLAPDALRVLLCGTSSPIPSPRRAEACTAVFAGRRMWIVDTGPGSWRTLALRRVRGEAIGAVFYTHLHSDHIGELGEFNLQTWVAGRPGPLRVYGPDGVTDLVHGFAQAYAADTRFRVAHHGAELLPPDRAAMIPIPVLLDGAEAARVLDEDGVVVSAFAVAHDPVKPAFGYRFDYGGRSVVVSGDTRPCPNLVKQARGADVLVHEAQENRLVHIMEQAARQSGESRVAKILGDIPAYHTTPADAAREAVEAGVRLLVLTHFTPPPDNVLLARIFRRAVNEVPPHGLVLGEDGTLIVLPTGSDAVRVTRLDP; encoded by the coding sequence ATGACTATCTCGCCGCCACCTACCATCGCGAGGCGGGACTCGAACGGACGGCGCTCCTCTGCTGCTCGGCCGGGAGCGCGTCATGAGCCATTGAGGCGCATCCTCTGGGCGCTCCTCGCGGTCGCCGTGGCCGTGGCCGCGGTGGGCACGCTCGCGCTCCGGTCGCCGCGGGTGCAGGACGCCATCGTCGCCCGCATCGCGCGCCGGCGAATCGGGAGAGACATGTGGGGCCTCCTCGCGCCCGACGCGCTCCGTGTCCTGCTCTGCGGGACGTCGTCGCCGATCCCGTCGCCACGACGTGCCGAGGCGTGCACGGCGGTCTTCGCGGGCCGTCGCATGTGGATCGTCGACACGGGGCCCGGAAGCTGGCGGACGCTCGCCCTCCGGCGCGTCCGCGGGGAGGCGATCGGCGCCGTCTTCTACACCCACCTTCACTCCGACCACATCGGCGAGCTCGGCGAGTTCAACCTGCAGACCTGGGTGGCCGGTCGCCCGGGCCCGCTGCGCGTGTACGGGCCCGACGGCGTGACCGACCTCGTCCACGGCTTCGCTCAGGCGTACGCGGCCGACACCCGCTTCCGCGTCGCACACCACGGCGCCGAGCTGCTGCCTCCCGATCGCGCCGCGATGATCCCCATCCCCGTCCTGCTCGACGGAGCCGAAGCGGCCCGTGTGCTCGACGAGGATGGCGTCGTGGTGAGCGCGTTCGCGGTCGCGCACGATCCCGTGAAGCCCGCCTTCGGCTACCGGTTCGACTACGGCGGCCGGTCCGTCGTCGTGAGCGGGGACACCCGCCCGTGTCCGAACCTCGTGAAGCAGGCGCGCGGCGCGGACGTCCTCGTGCACGAGGCGCAGGAAAACCGCCTCGTGCACATCATGGAGCAGGCGGCGCGCCAGAGCGGCGAATCGCGCGTCGCGAAGATCCTCGGCGACATCCCGGCCTACCACACGACTCCAGCCGATGCCGCCCGCGAGGCCGTCGAGGCGGGCGTGCGGCTCCTGGTGCTCACCCACTTCACCCCGCCTCCGGACAACGTTCTCCTGGCTCGCATCTTCCGGCGCGCCGTGAACGAGGTACCGCCGCACGGTCTCGTGCTCGGCGAGGATGGGACACTCATCGTCCTGCCGACCGGGTCGGACGCGGTCCGCGTGACCCGTCTCGATCCTTGA
- a CDS encoding DUF1330 domain-containing protein: MASVTPTPRQLQTMIESGPEGPIVMVNLLKYRSKAAYGADRPEAKENLSGREAYQRYGAVAVQVLDEIGARILWMGQQKLVFIGGAEQEWDDVVCVRYPSRMAFLEMIARHDYLAATYHREAGLERTALLCCSAGSAS; the protein is encoded by the coding sequence ATGGCTTCCGTGACGCCGACACCCAGGCAGTTGCAGACGATGATCGAGAGCGGCCCGGAAGGGCCGATCGTGATGGTCAACCTCCTCAAGTATCGGTCGAAGGCGGCCTACGGAGCAGACAGGCCCGAGGCGAAGGAGAACCTGAGCGGGCGCGAAGCCTACCAGCGCTATGGCGCGGTCGCCGTGCAGGTGCTCGACGAGATCGGGGCCCGGATCCTGTGGATGGGCCAGCAGAAGCTCGTCTTCATCGGCGGCGCCGAGCAGGAGTGGGATGACGTCGTCTGTGTACGCTACCCCTCGAGGATGGCGTTTCTCGAGATGATCGCGCGGCATGACTATCTCGCCGCCACCTACCATCGCGAGGCGGGACTCGAACGGACGGCGCTCCTCTGCTGCTCGGCCGGGAGCGCGTCATGA